A section of the Buteo buteo chromosome 27, bButBut1.hap1.1, whole genome shotgun sequence genome encodes:
- the SMCR8 gene encoding guanine nucleotide exchange protein SMCR8, which produces MISAPDVVAFTREEELEDELCSEPPLPEEYSVPLFPFASQGANPWAKVAGSKFTRDFILISEFSEQVGPQPLLTIPDDAKVSGTFDLNYFSLRIMSVDYQASFVGHPPGSAYPKLNFVEDSKVVLGDSKEGAFAYVHHLTLYDLEARGFVRPFCMAYISADEHKIMQQFQELSAEFSKASECLKTGNRKAFANELEKKLKDLDYTRTVLHNETEIQKKANDKGYYTTQAIEKANELASVEKSIIEHQDLLKQIRSYPYRKLKESDFHPYEPECALDQANTGCDQDLTTSDLAEPGETHLYAHVPSYTPKLIKAKSAKCFDKKLKTLEELCDIYFFTQTLDQLHQIERTFRGDVCYLLTDQISRALLKQQSVTNFLFEDVSFLDEKPPEKQYRGCQGLSQDAVDRKCLEESPAPKVVISLGSYKSSVECVPIKMEQEIEDSQEPKMTDSVTFEHQENLDYLDADIKGSISSGESIEVLGTEKSASGLTKSESQASLPVSPSPQVGRSKVGSRRTVSEDSIEVLSTCPSESLIPEDFKASYPSAINEEPYMDDEEGGLRFIPKLNLDNADEREDISKQENLVQVDSACCIGKESPNFLEPLPDLGQKPCDEDGVVRIPPQPYRQTEQGLHGSFGGFPSHDGISGGLLPYELDSRYLTGNREVSKSSLDECSDSTSYISSAASTCSDRTPSPAHPACQASERHKKKAGQNALRFIRQYPFAHPAIYSLLSGRTLIVLGEEEAIVKKLVTALSIFVPNCGVYAKPVKHWVTSPLHVVDFQKWKLIGLQRMVSPAGVNVLHALSRYSRYVSILDADSKTLRCPLYKGTLVSRLADHRTQIKRGSTYYMHVQSILTQLCSKAFLFTFCHHLHLPISEREPEESIVNRRMNFLKLQLGLANEDIKIVQYLAELLKLQYIQEPGRGVNPLLRFDYVPSFLYKI; this is translated from the exons ATGATCAGCGCCCCTGACGTGGTGGCCTTCACCAGagaagaggagctggaggatgAGCTGTGCAGCGAGCCGCCCCTGCCCGAGGAGTACTCGGTGCCGCTCTTCCCCTTTGCCAGCCAGGGCGCCAACCCCTGGGCCAAGGTCGCCGGCTCCAAGTTCACCCGGGACTTCATCCTCATCTCCGAATTCTCAGAGCAAGTGgggccccagcccctcctgaCCATCCCCGATGACGCCAAAGTGTCGGGCACTTTCGATctcaattatttttcacttcGGATCATGTCTGTGGATTACCAGGCTTCCTTCGTGGGGCACCCTCCCGGCTCTGCCTACCCGAAGCTGAACTTTGTGGAGGATTCCAAAGTGGTGCTGGGGGACTCAAAGGAAGGGGCCTTTGCGTACGTGCACCACTTGACTCTCTACGACCTCGAAGCCAGGGGTTTCGTGAGGCCCTTCTGCATGGCCTATATTTCTGCTGACGAGCACAAAATCATGCAGCAGTTTCAGGAACTCTCTGCAGAGTTCTCCAAAGCCTCTGAATGCCTAAAGACGGGGAACAGGAAAGCTTTTGCTAACgaactggaaaagaaactgaaagatcTCGACTACACCAGGACTGTCCTGCACAACGAAACCGAGATACAGAAGAAAGCCAATGACAAAGGGTATTACACGACCCAAGCCATCGAGAAGGCCAACGAGCTGGCCAGTGTGGAAAAGTCTATCATCGAGCACCAAGATCTGCTGAAACAAATCAGGTCGTATCCCTACAGGAAGCTGAAGGAGTCCGACTTCCACCCCTACGAGCCGGAGTGTGCGCTGGACCAGGCCAACACAGGCTGCGATCAGGACCTGACTACCTCCGACCTTGCCGAGCCTGGCGAAACACACCTTTATGCCCACGTGCCCTCCTATACCCCCAAGCTCATCAAAGCAAAGTCTGCCAAATGCTTTGACAAGAAGCTGAAGACGCTGGAGGAACTctgtgatatttattttttcacccAAACTCTTGACCAGTTGCACCAGATCGAGAGGACTTTCAGAGGTGACGTGTGCTACCTCCTGACAGACCAGATCAGCAGGGCACTCTTAAAGCAACAAAGCGTAACTAACTTCCTCTTTGAGGATGTATCTTTTCTGGATGAAAAACCACCTGAGAAACAGTACAGAGGCTGCCAGGGGCTCAGTCAGGATGCTGTTGACAGAAAGTGTTTGGAAGAGTCCCCCGCTCCTAAAGTGGTCATCAGCCTGGGATCCTACAAGTCCAGTGTGGAGTGCGTGCCCATCAAGATGGAGCAGGAAATTGAGGACTCCCAAGAACCCAAAATGACTGACTCCGTCACGTTCGAACACCAGGAGAACCTGGACTATCTCGATGCAGATATTAAAGGCAGCATCAGTAGTGGTGAGAGCATTGAGGTTCTTGGAACGGAGAAGTCTGCATCCGGCTTGACAAAATCGGAGAGCCAGGCCAGCTTGCCTGTCAGCCCCAGTCCCCAGGTGGGCAGGAGCAAGGTGGGCAGCCGGCGGACTGTCAGCGAGGACAGCATCGAGGTTCTTAGCACGTGTCCCTCTGAGTCGCTCATCCCGGAAGATTTCAAAGCGAGCTACCCAAGTGCCATTAATGAGGAACCTTACATGGACGATGAAGAGGGAGGCCTTCGTTTCATCCCCAAACTAAACCTGGACAATGCTGACGAGCGGGAAGAcatttcaaaacaggaaaactTAGTGCAGGTTGATTCTGCCTGTTGTATCGGGAAGGAGAGTCCCAACTTCCTCGAGCCTCTGCCTGACCTGGGACAGAAGCCCTGCGATGAGGACGGGGTGGTCAGGATCCCCCCGCAGCCATACCGGCAGACCGAGCAGGGGCTGCACGGGAGCTTTGGGGGCTTCCCCTCCCACGACGGCATCTCAGGGGGGCTCCTTCCCTACGAGCTTGACTCGCGCTACCTGACGGGCAACAGGGAGGTCAGTAAAAGCAGCCTGGACGAGTGCTCAGACTCCACGAGCTATATCAGCAGCGCTGCCTCCACATGCTCTGACAGGACCCCTTCTCCCGCTCACCCCGCTTGTCAGGCAAGTGAAAGGCACAAAAAAAAGGCCGGCCAGAATGCACTGCGGTTCATCAGGCAGTACCCTTTCGCTCACCCCGCCATCTACTCCCTGCTCAGCGGGAGAACCCTGATCgtgctgggggaagaggaagcGATAGTCAAGAAGCTTGTGACGGCGCTCTCCATCTTCGTACCGAACTGTGGCGTTTATGCCAAGCCCGTGAAGCACTGGGTCACCTCCCCTTTGCACGTTGTGGATTTCCAGAAATGGAAGCTGATCGGGCTCCAGAG GATGGTGTCGCCTGCTGGGGTGAACGTGCTGCACGCCCTGAGCCGATACAGCCGGTATGTCAGCATTCTGGACGCCGACAGTAAGACTCTCCGCTGCCCGCTTTACAAAGGCACCTTGGTGTCCCGGCTGGCAGACCACCGCACGCAGATCAAACGAGGAAGCACCTACTATATGCACGTCCAAAGTATCCTCACCCAGCTGTGTTCAAAAGCCTTCCTATTCACCTTCTGCCATCATTTGCACCTTCCCATCAGTGAAAGGGAACCGGAGGAATCCATCGTGAATCGCAGGATGAACTTCCTGAAGCTTCAACTCGGCCTTGCCAATGAAGATATCAAAATTGTACAGTATTTAgctgagctgctgaagctgcagTACATTCAGGAACCCGGCCGGGGGGTGAACCCTCTGCTCAGATTTGACTATGTTCCCAGCTTTTTGTACAAAATCTAG